One Ranitomeya imitator isolate aRanImi1 chromosome 1, aRanImi1.pri, whole genome shotgun sequence DNA window includes the following coding sequences:
- the ACYP1 gene encoding acylphosphatase-1 isoform X1, which produces MVSMLRALGEDVRCRLRSAVAVTSVAQCVEELVLNSVDAGASCIAVRVDLETFKVQVVDNGCGLCREDMERVGRRYFTSKCHSVEDLEELRFYGFRGEAIASMVDTSSVVEICSKHRDSQQTFSRLFQNGKPLEVVEVDSPRPSAGTTVTIYSLFSSLPVRRRCLDPALELERIRHRVESVSLLRQCVSFSLRNDAFHSVVLQLPKTKDLCSRFCQIYGLSRSRGLREVHHTDGTFTMQGFISREGHYNRTMQFLYVNQRLVLKTGLHKLMDSIIRKESSICRASSRPRSTTDLYGIFIVNILCPVSSYDISFQPDKTLIQFQDWDAVMSCTEQGLKIFLKRENLLLEPSKESLAASSQNHRSDSSCGEAEWFVPPPDPWNSHHSDSAHVRSKCVIRSSDVTEEGAQEDHQISRKVSETLMYSREGRKVCDHHEVTGNNDRSPLSPLHISTLHKETVFTAALSCSMSETTSSVPQTSPNPRCSRTGSASTALSCVTSEKTTSFLPSHPPSPRCSSTGSASTALSCVTSEKTTSFVPQKPPNPRCSSTGSASTALSSAMSETTSSVPQTPPNPRCSSSGSASIALSFVTREKTTTFVPQNPRNPRCNSTGSASTALSCATSENITSSVPQNHPNLRCPGTGSTSTTLFCATSEMTTCSVPPNPRCSSIESASTASSYAMSEKTTSSVPHTATYPRCPGTGSEPLQKDISKFDVCTPISAPYPLPNARQKDRATKRAKNENHRHGSEPTNIQLCVASSLGGTLDKFKRRYGKKCPVDTDHQEQPTKSPGKSEAIHLISCAGTDIPPCAVRTTPPEPLDYVGIKQRESHHPQCSPTLTTKLCRLRNQSERWWGTGKPAPSAPHDLVSFDNDANRMPCEQQSTRRHRARSADDSLDGPMSHEWLHCYQESLGKSVFINTATGLSSYSAPNRDTPAACTKDFSNMAVNVVCSGGFQYQSHPFKSQTFLPFLPRPRHERDASGQTDDGALSSLYTEWTNPVYERHPALAVDVSREHSDVLSVKIHNILCPYRFTKEMVHSMKVLQQVDSKFIACVMEAGLTTASGGQLLVLVDQHAAHERVRLEQLIADSFQGSSEFCERRLKVSVVDPALEIHVSEEEYRILRTRAGSLGRLGLSLSFPDTGTPRILVSEIPLCFLEREANETQRGRRPVLRSIVQEYLQEQVQLLQVTGAGNMAVPGSVLRVLASQACHGAVKFNHPLTMVECCQLMRSLAQCALPFQCAHGRPSILPLADLQHVATEPEVSPAPNLRRLRQRQLRWQLTK; this is translated from the exons ATGGTCTCCATGCTCCGAGCTTTGGGAGAAGACGTGAGGTGCCGGCTGCGCTCGGCGGTGGCTGTGACATCGGTGGCGCAGTGTGTAGAAGAGCTGGTTCTGAACAGCGTGGATGCGGGGGCCTCGTGCATTGCTGTGCGTGTGGACCTGGAAACCTTCAAGGTGCAGGTTGTGGACAATGGGTGCGGACTGTGCCGTGAAGACATGGAGCGCGTAGGGAGGAGGTACTTTACAAGTAAATGTCACTCTGTTGAGGACCTGGAGGAGCTGCGGTTTTATGGTTTTCGGGGAGAAGCTATAGCGAGTATGGTGGACACGTCCAGCGTGGTGGAAATCTGCTCCAAGCACAGAGACTCACAGCAGACGTTCAGCAGACTTTTCCAGAATGGGAAGCCACTGGAGGTCGTGGAGGTAGACAGCCCCCGACCCagtgctgggaccacagtcaccatctACAGCCTGTTCTCCAGTCTGCCCGTCCGCAGGAGGTGTCTGGACCCTGCCCTGGAGCTGGAGCGGATCCGTCACAGGGTGGAGTCCGTCTCTCTGCTGAGGCAGTGCGTCTCCTTCTCCTTAAGAAATGACGCCTTTCATTCCGTGGTGCTCcagttaccaaaaacaaaggacctgTGTTCTCGATTCTGCCAGATCTATGGCTTGTCCAGAAGCCGGGGCCTGAGGGAGGTGCACCACACAGATGGCACATTCACAATGCAGGGATTCATCAGCCGTGAGGGGCACTACAACAGGACCATGCAGTTCCTGTACGTCAACCAGCGACTGGTCCTGAAAACAGGCCTACATAAACTCATGGACTCCATCATCAGGAAGGAGAGCTCCATCTGCAGAGCGAGCAGCCGCCCGCGCTCTACAACTGATCTCTACGGCATCTTCATAGTTAATATCCTGTGTCCGGTGTCCAGCTATGACATCTCCTTTCAGCCGGATAAGACATTGATCCAGTTCCAGGACTGGGATGCAGTAATGAGCTGCACAGAACAGGGGCTCAAGATTTTTCTGAAGAGGGAGAACCTGCTTCTAGAGCCCTCAAAAGAATCCTTGGCTGCATCTAGCCAAAATCATAGGTCTGATTCCTCCTGTGGGGAGGCTGAGTGGTTCGTCCCACCTCCGGACCCCTGGAATTCGCACCACTCAGATTCAGCTCATGTGAGATCCAAATGTGTAATcaggagcagtgatgtcacagaagagGGGGCTCAGGAGGACCACCAAATCTCCAGGAAAGTCTCCGAGACACTCATGTATTCACGCGAGGGCAGGAAAGTGTGTGACCACCATGAGGTCACAGGGAACAATGATAGAAGCCCCCTGTCTCCTCTTCATATCAGCACATTACACAAGGAGACAGTGTTCACCGCTGCTCTGTCCTGTTCCATGAGTGAGACCACCTCATCTGTACCCCAAACCTCCCCTAACCCTAGATGTAGCCGTACTGGATCTGCCTCCAcagctctgtcctgtgtcacgAGTGAGAAGACCACCTCATTTTTACCCTCACACCCCCCTAGCCCTAGATGTAGCAGTACTGGATCTGCCTCCACCGCTCTGTCCTGTGTCACGAGTGAGAAGACCACCTCATTTGTACCCCAAAAACCCCCTAACCCTAGATGTAGCAGTACTGGATCTGCCTCCACTGCTCTGTCCTCTGCCATGAGTGAGACCACCTCATCTGTACCCCAAACCCCTCCTAATCCTAGATGTAGCAGTTCTGGATCTGCCTCCATAGCTCTGTCCTTTGTCACAAGAGAGAAGACCACCACCTTTGTACCACAAAATCCCCGTAACCCTAGATGTAACAGTACTGGATCTGCCTCCACTGCTCTGTCCTGTGCTACGAGTGAGAACATCACCTCATCTGTACCCCAAAATCACCCTAACCTTAGATGTCCTGGGACTGGATCTACCTCCACCACGCTGTTCTGTGCCACAAGTGAGATGACCACCTGTTCTGTACCCCCTAACCCTAGATGTAGCAGTATTGAATCTGCCTCCACTGCTTCATCTTATGCGATGAGTGAGAAGACCACATCATCTGTACCCCACACTGCCACTTACCCTAGATGTCCTGGAACTGGATCTGAGCCTCTACAGAAGGACATCAGTAAATTTGATGTTTGTACACCGATATCTGCACCATATCCATTGCCAAATGCAAGACAAAAAGACCGAGCAACCAAAAGGGCAAAGAATGAAAATCACAGACATGGTTCAGAGCCCACGAATATCCAGCTGTGTGTGGCCTCCAGCCTGGGGGGGACCTTAGACAAGTTCAAAAGACGCTATGGAAAGAAGTGTCCGGTGGACACGGATCACCAGGAACAACCCACCAAAAGCCCTGGGAAGAGTGAAGCCATCCATCTTATCAGTTGTGCTGGCACAGATATTCCCCCCTGTGCAGTGCGGACCACTCCGCCAGAACCGCTAGACTATGTGGGTATAAAACAAAGAGAATCTCATCATCCACAATGTTCCCcaacattaaccaccaaactgtgCCGGCTAAGAAACCAGAGCGAGAGGTGGTGGGGTACAGGTAAACCTGCCCCAAGTGCACCCCATGACTTGGTCAGCTTTGACAACGATGCAAATCGAATGCCCTGCGAGCAGCAATCAACACGGAGGCACAGAGCGCGATCGGCTGACGATTCCCTAGATGGGCCCATGTCTCATGAATGGCTGCACTGTTACCAAGAGTCTCTAGGTAAAAGTGTCTTCATTAACACTGCAACAGGGCTCAGCAGTTATAGCGCCCCCAACAGGGACACGCCAGCTGCCTGCACCAAGGACTTCTCCAACATGGCGGTGAATGTGGTCTGCAGTGGCG GCTTCCAGTATCAGAGTCATCCCTTTAAGAGTCAGACCTTTTTACCTTTCCTACCCAGACCCCGGCATGAGAGAGACGCATCAGGACAgacag ATGATGGCGCCTTGTCCTCGCTCTACACAGAATGGACCAACCCGGTGTATGAGCGCCATCCAGCG CTTGCAGTGGATGTGAGCCGGGAGCATTCAGATGTTCTATCAGTGAAGATCCACAATATTCTGTGTCCGTATCGCTTCACCAAGGAGATGGTGCACAGCATGAAG GTACTGCAGCAGGTGGACAGTAAGTTTATAGCTTGTGTGATGGAGGCCGGGCTCACCACGGCGTCAG GTGGCCAGCTCTTGGTATTAGTGGACCAGCATGCTGCACATGAGCGTGTGCGCCTGGAGCAGCTTATAGCAG ATTCTTTTCAGGGCTCCTCTGAATTCTGTGAGCGGCGGCTGAAGGTTTCTGTGGTGGATCCGGCTCTAGAGATTCACGTGTCAGAGGAAGAATATCGCATACTTAG GACACGAGCCGGATCGCTGGGGAGATTGGGCCTGAGTCTTTCATTCCCCGACACAGGGACCCCTCGAATATTGGTCAGTGAGATCCCTTTATGTTTCCTAGAGAGGGAGGCCAACGAGACCCAGAGAGGGAGGAGGCCAGTGCTCAGGAGTATCGTGCAG GAGTATCTGCAGGAACAGGTGCAG